The following proteins are co-located in the Megalops cyprinoides isolate fMegCyp1 chromosome 15, fMegCyp1.pri, whole genome shotgun sequence genome:
- the dact2 gene encoding dapper homolog 2, with amino-acid sequence MLSRKVSGAGLLSTVAGIDRGRVGERLQAALAGLQELHFLKERQGDKVFWALRMDRDETVSQPSAENPELGTEEQRLEATLTALKQQLSRLRRQDVGLKSHLQQLDQQISELKLDVCKVSTEQLESDSRPSSGFYDLSDGGSGSLSNSCTSVYSECLSSSQSNLHPTPCPPGPSPHCPPGHPEASRRRSADESAAQAEQPRGGGVRLGSSWIRTGTAGADRARQRPVSTGDLDRMLIPGLGFYKSADTKKPSLSHNIRSSVVNPKFQNNLVSRSGTEVYHYPSPLHAVALQSPIFSLSGDVVTPGAGDTPGTQDGATPDSDSMQWRPGCTESRPVSYINKLLKRRQGKVNLQSEAGRDQAQPPMRSHTEATAGVTRGSGLICGLASRMQEHSLHQRSAELLTECSRLPQAPNYGQELVSSVSHASNMNHIEEVVASCHYAYQAARESNPKDVTVTAPPGQSTRALEEGSRNSQVGGDTLRGEVLDRKAAQRRAGPARSSSTEEGRVSEGPLSRTAQPEFVHAQFVPAGSQRVKVRQADRKMKAVRLRKKSCEKLRVTKQLHLQSETGKEAGFREHKQAGAGRVAQRQAGSAGDGGGQSCSESSLSGSTLPNHSRLQPQFEPGLRPNKAHRAQKQECVPADPGRRKQVARKWQSAVEISARINPAGSTQGQRARETQTQGASRRAGMVRSVSARPRSGQWGHPSLNPTTSSSHLRSYSSRYPPAPFPAQRSRYPPRSESELSEYSADCTSLFHSTIAESSEGELSDFTANRFGDSESSHDSQSSSESDSSLSLEEGDEEEEEEGGLVWAEAALGPTAAGLSLHQPRPEPPACRIKASRALKKKIRRFEPAALKVMTLV; translated from the exons ATGCTGAGCAGAAAAGTATCCGGTGCGGGGCTGTTGAGCACGGTTGCGGGGATAGATCGTGGAAGGGTTGGGGAAAGGTTACAGGCGGCATTGGCCGGACTGCAGGAGTTACATTTTCTCAAGGAGAGGCAGGGCGATAAAGTGTTTTGGGCACTACGGATGGACCGGGACGAAACAGTGTCCCAGCCAAGCGCGGAGAATCCAGAACTTGGGACGGAGGAGCAGCGACTGGAGGCGACTTTGACAGCCCTTAAACAGCAGCTG TCTCGGCTGCGCAGACAGGACGTGGGGTTGAAGAgccacctgcagcagctggaccAGCAGATCAGCGAGCTGAAGCTGGATGTGTGTAAGGTCTCCACCGAGCAACTGGAGAGCGACAGCAGGCCCAGCTCAG GTTTCTATGACTTGAGCGATGGCGGTTCGGGGTCTCTGTCCAACTCCTGTACTTCTGTGTACAGTGAGTGCCTGTCCTCTTCACAGTCCaacctccaccccaccccctgccccccgggCCCGAGCCCGCACTGCCCCCCTGGACACCCAGAGGCATCCCGCCGGCGGTCTGCTGACGAGAGCGCCGCCCAGGCGGAGCAACCGCGAGGAGGCGGGGTGCGTCTGGGCAGCAGCTGGATCCGCACCGGCACGGCCGGCGCTGACCGGGCCCGACAGAGACCCGTCTCCACAG GAGACCTTGACAGGATGTTGATCCCTGGTCTTGGATTCTACAAGTCTGCTGACACGAAGAAGCCTTCCTTGAGTCACAACATAAGGTCCTCTGTTGTAAACCCtaaatttcagaataacttGGTGTCCCGCAGTGGCACTGAGGTGTACCACTACCCCAGCCCCCTTCATGCCGTGGCCCTGCAGAGCCCCATCTTCTCTCTGAGCGGGGATGTGGTCACACCTGGGGCCGGAGACACCCCTGGGACCCAGGACGGGGCCACTCCTGACTCTGACTCTATGCAGTGGAGACCAGGGTGCACAGAAAGCAGGCCTGTCAGCTACATTAACAAGCTCCTGAAGCGCAGGCAGGGTAAGGTCAACCTCCAgagtgaggcagggagagaccagGCCCAGCCCCCCATGAGGAGTCACACGGAGGCCACTGCCGGAGTCACCAGGGGGTCAGGACTAATCTGTGGCCTAGCGTCCAGGATGCAGGAACACAGTCTACATCAGCGCTCGGCAGAGCTCCTTACAGAGTGCTCAAGGCTCCCACAAGCCCCAAACTACGGTCAGGAACTGGTGAGCAGTGTCAGCCATGCTTCCAACATGAATCACATAGAGGAAGTGGTGGCCTCCTGTCACTACGCTTACCAAGCAGCCAGAGAATCAAACCCCAAGGACGTCACCGTCACCGCCCCACCAGGCCAGAGCACCCGGGCATTGGAGGAGGGCAGCAGGAATTCTCAGGTTGGTGGAGACACCCTCAGGGGTGAGGTGTTGGACAGGAAGGCAGCGCAAAGGAGGGCGGGTCCAGCCAGGAGCTCCAGCACAGAGGAAGGCAGAGTCTCTGAGGGGCCCCTCTCCCGCACGGCCCAGCCAGAGTTCGTCCACGCCCAGTTTGTGCCGGCGGGGTCGCAGCGGGTGAAGGTGAGGCAAGCCGACAGGAAGATGAAGGCGGTGCGGCTGAGGAAGAAGAGCTGCGAGAAGCTGCGGGTGACGAAGCAGCTGCACCTGCAAAGTGAGACGGGGAAGGAGGCCGGCTTCAGAGAACACAAGCAAgcaggggcagggagggtgGCGCAGAGGCAGGCCGGCTCTGCTGGGGACGGGGGTGGCCAGTCGTGCTCTGAGAGCAGCCTGTCAGGCTCCACCCTTCCCAACCACTCCCGGCTGCAACCTCAGTTCGAACCAGGCCTCAGACCCAACAAGGCCCACAGGGCACAGAAGCAGGAGTGCGTGCCAGCCGACCCAGGCAGAAGGAAGCAGGTGGCCCGGAAGTGGCAGTCTGCCGTTGAGATCTCCGCCAGGATCAACCCAGCTGGCTCCACCCAGGGTCAAAGGGCAAGGGAGACACAGACCCAAGGGGCATCACGCAGGGCTGGGATGGTGCGCAGTGTGAGTGCCAGGCCCCGTTCTGGGCAGTGGGGGCACCCTAGCCTTAaccccaccacctcctcctctcatcTGCGCAGTTACAGTTCCAGGTACCCGCCAGCCCCCTTCCCGGCGCAGCGCTCCCGTTACCCCCCACGGAGCGAATCGGAGCTGTCTGAGTACTCTGCGGACTGCACCTCCCTCTTCCACTCCACCATCGCGGAGAGCAGCGAGGGCGAGCTCAGCGACTTCACTGCCAACCGCTTCGGCGACAGCGAGTCCAGCCACGACTCCCAGTCCTCCTCCGAGTCCGACAGCAGCCTCTCACTTGAGgagggggatgaggaggaggaggaagaggggggccTGGTGTGGGCGGAGGCCGCGCTGGGACCCACCGCTGCTGGGCTGTCCCTGCACCAGCCCCGCCCCGAGCCCCCGGCCTGCCGTATCAAGGCATCCCGTGCCCTGAAGAAGAAGATTCGGCGCTTTGAGCCCGCCGCACTGAAGGTGATGACGCTGGTGTAG